In a single window of the Bacillus clarus genome:
- the fumC gene encoding class II fumarate hydratase, with amino-acid sequence MEYRIERDTLGEIKVPADKLWAAQTQRSKENFPIGTEHMPLEIVKAFAILKKSAALSNQKLGKLPEEKAQAIVEAADEIIAGQWNEHFPLVVWQTGSGTQSNMNVNEVIANRGNQILKEKGLDVHIHPNDDVNMSQSSNDTFPTALHVACVIAVENHVLPAITKLKETLAEKVTAFEHIIKIGRTHLQDATPLTLGQEISGWHRMLEKTERMIADSNTYMKELAIGGTAVGTGINAHPKFGEMVAEEISQFTGKQFVSAPNKFHALTSHDEVVFAHGALKALAADLMKIANDVRWLASGPRSGLGEIIIPANEPGSSIMPGKVNPTQSEALTMVTAQVMGNDATIGFAASQGNFELNVFKPVIAYNFLQSAHLLADATVSFNDNCAVGIEANEEVINQNVNRSLMLVTALNPHIGYENAAKIAKYAHKDGLTLKEAALQSGLLTEEQFDEIVDPKKMIAPKE; translated from the coding sequence ATGGAGTACAGAATTGAAAGAGATACATTAGGAGAAATAAAGGTTCCTGCTGATAAATTATGGGCAGCACAAACGCAGCGTAGTAAGGAAAACTTTCCAATTGGAACAGAGCATATGCCACTTGAAATTGTAAAAGCATTTGCGATTTTAAAGAAAAGTGCTGCGCTTAGTAATCAAAAATTAGGAAAGCTACCAGAAGAAAAAGCGCAAGCAATTGTGGAAGCTGCTGATGAAATTATTGCAGGACAATGGAATGAACATTTCCCACTTGTTGTATGGCAAACAGGTAGTGGTACACAATCGAATATGAATGTGAATGAAGTAATTGCAAACCGTGGGAATCAAATTTTGAAAGAGAAAGGACTTGATGTACATATTCATCCGAATGATGATGTGAACATGTCTCAAAGTTCAAATGACACATTCCCAACAGCGCTACATGTAGCGTGTGTAATTGCGGTAGAAAATCACGTATTACCAGCTATTACGAAATTAAAAGAAACTTTAGCAGAAAAAGTAACTGCTTTTGAACATATTATTAAAATTGGTCGTACGCATTTACAAGATGCAACACCTTTAACATTAGGACAAGAAATTAGTGGTTGGCACCGTATGCTTGAAAAAACAGAGCGTATGATTGCAGATAGCAATACATATATGAAAGAACTAGCAATTGGTGGTACTGCAGTTGGAACAGGAATTAATGCACACCCTAAATTTGGTGAGATGGTAGCGGAAGAAATTAGTCAATTTACAGGTAAGCAATTCGTTTCTGCACCGAATAAGTTCCATGCATTAACAAGTCATGATGAAGTTGTATTTGCACATGGAGCATTAAAAGCGTTAGCTGCTGATCTAATGAAGATTGCTAATGATGTGCGCTGGCTTGCAAGTGGCCCACGTAGTGGTCTTGGGGAAATTATTATTCCTGCAAATGAACCAGGTAGCTCTATTATGCCAGGTAAAGTAAACCCAACACAAAGTGAAGCTTTAACAATGGTTACAGCGCAAGTTATGGGAAATGACGCAACAATCGGATTTGCTGCGAGCCAAGGTAACTTTGAACTAAATGTATTTAAACCAGTTATTGCTTATAACTTCTTACAATCAGCTCATTTATTAGCGGATGCAACTGTTTCGTTCAATGATAACTGTGCAGTTGGTATTGAAGCGAATGAAGAAGTAATTAATCAAAATGTGAATCGTTCATTAATGCTTGTAACAGCGTTAAATCCACACATCGGATATGAAAATGCAGCGAAAATTGCGAAGTATGCTCATAAAGACGGATTAACTTTAAAAGAAGCAGCATTACAATCAGGATTATTAACAGAAGAACAATTTGACGAAATTGTAGATCCGAAGAAAATGATTGCTCCGAAAGAGTAA
- a CDS encoding GTP-binding protein, with the protein MKKVPITVLSGFLGAGKTTLLHHILTNRENLKIAVIVNDMSEINIDASLIKKGGFSRTEEKLVEIQNGCICCTLREDLIIEVNRLVENGDIDYIVIESSGISEPIPVAQTFTYTDETLDIDLTKNCRLDTMITVVDANRFWDDFADGESLLDRKQAVDKNDTREVIDLLIDQIEFANVIILNKIDLLETEDIEELHRLLQKLNPGAKIIDSSFSQVPLNEILNTNLFDYETVSQSAGWIQELNSEHHTPETEEYGIGSFVYRRKRPFHPVRLMNWLQNWPLDVVRAKGFFWLASRNHMMGLISQAGSSITIQGAGEWIASLPEAEQERMMREEPEILQNWDSKYGDRMTELVFIGIEMDRLTIESSLDACLLTEEEMQQDWNTFVDPIPPFTTAS; encoded by the coding sequence ATGAAAAAAGTACCTATTACTGTATTAAGCGGATTTTTAGGAGCCGGAAAAACCACTTTACTACATCATATATTAACGAATAGAGAAAATTTAAAAATAGCGGTTATTGTGAATGATATGAGTGAAATAAACATTGACGCTTCTCTCATAAAAAAAGGTGGTTTTTCACGTACAGAAGAAAAATTAGTAGAAATTCAAAATGGTTGTATTTGCTGTACACTTCGGGAAGATTTAATAATTGAAGTAAATCGTCTCGTTGAAAACGGTGATATTGACTATATTGTCATTGAGTCCTCTGGTATTAGCGAACCTATACCAGTTGCACAAACATTTACGTATACTGACGAAACACTTGACATTGATTTAACAAAGAACTGCCGGCTCGATACGATGATTACAGTCGTTGATGCAAATAGATTTTGGGATGATTTTGCCGATGGTGAAAGTTTATTAGATCGTAAACAAGCTGTCGATAAAAACGATACACGGGAAGTAATTGATTTACTAATAGACCAAATTGAATTTGCAAATGTTATTATTCTCAATAAAATAGATTTACTAGAAACAGAAGATATTGAAGAACTTCACCGCTTATTACAAAAGTTGAACCCTGGCGCAAAAATTATTGATTCTTCATTTAGCCAAGTGCCATTAAACGAGATTTTAAATACGAATTTATTTGACTATGAAACAGTTAGTCAGTCAGCTGGTTGGATTCAGGAATTAAATAGTGAACACCATACACCAGAAACAGAAGAGTACGGCATCGGTTCCTTTGTATACCGTCGTAAACGCCCATTCCATCCGGTACGCCTTATGAATTGGTTACAAAATTGGCCATTAGATGTCGTTAGGGCAAAAGGATTTTTCTGGCTAGCATCACGGAATCACATGATGGGACTTATTTCTCAAGCCGGCTCTTCTATTACAATACAAGGCGCTGGTGAATGGATTGCCTCTTTACCTGAAGCAGAACAAGAGCGAATGATGAGAGAAGAACCCGAAATATTACAAAATTGGGATTCAAAATACGGAGATCGTATGACTGAACTCGTGTTTATTGGCATTGAAATGGATCGACTTACTATTGAAAGCTCTTTAGATGCTTGCCTACTAACAGAAGAAGAAATGCAACAAGACTGGAATACATTTGTTGATCCTATTCCACCTTTTACTACTGCTTCCTAA
- a CDS encoding TIGR03943 family putative permease subunit, with product MTIEKKKAYHRYIRGIILIGLAMLLFKLLVTGNIDHFIAPKMIKFTYVAFAMFLFLGCLQVWSSNEKKQKDCECCGHHNISTSRGRTFLLYALFVIPIISAFLFSNVTIDGSLASKRGMNQSAQAKSMEGKAAPQRQVSSDRRELLVDQEEEPIQNLPASEQSEEELAKNILGQRKIQVEDKNYIQTMNIIGQDVLGFKGKEITFSGFIYNDKEVKGDKVVVARYGITCCIADASVWGLIVSGQDIKKLSEEMWVKVTGVLDETTYKGTLFPLVKVKKVEKIKKPKEPYVYDALSQQ from the coding sequence ATGACTATCGAAAAGAAGAAGGCGTATCATCGTTATATTCGTGGCATTATTTTAATCGGTTTAGCGATGCTTTTATTTAAACTTCTCGTAACAGGAAATATCGATCACTTTATCGCTCCTAAAATGATTAAATTTACTTACGTAGCTTTCGCAATGTTTTTATTTTTAGGCTGCTTACAAGTGTGGAGCAGCAATGAAAAGAAGCAAAAGGATTGCGAATGTTGTGGACATCATAATATATCCACATCGAGGGGAAGGACTTTTCTTTTATACGCCTTATTTGTTATCCCGATTATTAGCGCCTTTTTATTTTCTAACGTAACAATTGATGGTAGTTTAGCTTCAAAAAGGGGAATGAATCAAAGTGCTCAGGCGAAAAGTATGGAAGGAAAAGCAGCACCTCAACGACAAGTGAGCTCTGATCGGCGGGAGTTATTAGTTGATCAAGAAGAAGAGCCTATTCAGAACTTACCAGCTTCAGAACAATCAGAAGAAGAGCTAGCAAAAAATATATTGGGCCAGCGGAAAATACAAGTGGAGGATAAAAATTATATCCAAACAATGAATATAATTGGTCAAGATGTCCTTGGATTTAAGGGGAAAGAAATTACATTTTCAGGGTTTATTTATAATGATAAAGAGGTGAAGGGGGATAAAGTAGTAGTTGCTCGGTATGGTATTACGTGTTGTATTGCAGATGCGTCTGTTTGGGGCTTGATTGTTTCTGGGCAAGATATAAAAAAGCTTTCAGAGGAAATGTGGGTAAAAGTAACGGGAGTACTAGATGAAACAACATATAAAGGAACATTATTTCCGCTTGTGAAAGTAAAGAAGGTGGAAAAGATTAAAAAGCCGAAAGAACCTTATGTGTATGATGCTTTGTCTCAGCAATAA
- a CDS encoding MATE family efflux transporter, translating into MKPPTDNNKEGVESQQSEKGNKPMWKSMSMFLVPLLLSNVLQSVGQLFGMVVVGRWLGVNDLAAISAFFPLFFLLVSFVIGIGSGSSILIGQAFGAKNEERLKAIVGTTLTFTFIIGAILAVVGSVFALDIMRLMGTPENIIDISVHYARILFISMPVLFLYFAYTTFMRGTGDSKTPFYFLIVSTALNMILLPVLIFGWLGLPKLDVYGAAYASVISTVITFIVMLVYLKKKNHPLQLDGTVRKYLRMDWELLKLLLRLGIPSSINMILVSLSEIAVIAFVNRFGSDATAAYGVVNQVASYVQMPAVSLGITVSIFAAQSIGANQFDRLQKVVRAGIIMNYIIGGVLISLIYLFSKDILALFLTSQNTIEIAHSLVMITLWSYLIFGHAQIISATMRASGTVLWPTVIGVVSIWLVEVPVAYYLSYHTSLGIKGIWVGYPAAFIVSLILQYAYYKLSWQKKRITRLVS; encoded by the coding sequence TTGAAACCACCTACAGATAACAATAAAGAAGGTGTAGAGTCACAGCAGTCAGAAAAGGGAAATAAACCGATGTGGAAATCAATGTCCATGTTTTTAGTTCCTTTACTTTTAAGTAATGTATTACAATCAGTTGGTCAATTATTTGGTATGGTAGTGGTAGGAAGATGGCTTGGTGTAAATGATTTAGCTGCTATTTCTGCATTCTTTCCATTATTTTTCCTACTCGTTTCATTCGTAATTGGAATTGGCTCTGGTAGTTCCATTTTAATTGGTCAGGCGTTTGGTGCTAAAAATGAAGAGCGTTTAAAAGCTATCGTTGGTACGACGCTTACGTTTACCTTTATTATTGGGGCTATTTTGGCAGTAGTAGGAAGTGTGTTTGCACTGGATATTATGCGCCTTATGGGTACGCCAGAAAATATTATTGATATAAGTGTCCATTATGCGCGTATTTTATTTATTTCTATGCCAGTTTTATTCTTATATTTTGCGTATACAACATTTATGCGAGGTACAGGAGATTCCAAAACACCATTTTACTTTTTAATCGTTAGTACAGCGCTAAATATGATATTATTACCGGTTCTTATTTTTGGCTGGTTAGGACTTCCGAAGCTAGATGTTTACGGAGCTGCGTATGCATCGGTTATATCAACAGTTATAACGTTTATTGTCATGTTAGTGTATTTGAAGAAGAAAAATCACCCATTGCAATTAGATGGGACAGTGAGAAAGTATCTTCGTATGGATTGGGAGTTATTAAAGTTATTATTACGCCTCGGTATTCCATCAAGTATTAATATGATATTAGTTTCATTATCTGAAATCGCAGTAATTGCATTTGTAAATCGTTTCGGTTCAGATGCGACTGCAGCGTATGGTGTTGTAAACCAAGTTGCAAGTTATGTACAAATGCCAGCTGTTAGCCTCGGGATTACTGTATCAATTTTTGCTGCACAATCGATTGGTGCAAATCAATTTGATCGATTACAGAAAGTTGTTAGGGCCGGAATTATCATGAATTATATCATTGGCGGTGTATTAATATCCCTTATTTATTTGTTCTCAAAAGATATCCTAGCACTATTTTTAACAAGTCAAAATACAATTGAAATTGCTCATAGTTTAGTTATGATTACATTATGGAGTTACTTAATATTCGGTCATGCACAAATTATTAGTGCGACAATGCGAGCAAGTGGAACAGTATTATGGCCGACAGTTATCGGTGTTGTATCGATTTGGCTTGTCGAAGTACCTGTTGCGTATTATCTTTCTTACCATACAAGTCTCGGTATAAAGGGGATATGGGTTGGATATCCAGCAGCATTCATTGTAAGCCTAATCTTGCAATATGCATATTATAAGCTTTCATGGCAGAAGAAACGAATTACGCGATTAGTTAGCTAA
- a CDS encoding FAD-dependent oxidoreductase: MSELNYEGLTGEIITRYEREYEESRQEWNRSIQKFPLVIVYCYTKWDVSNAIIWARKNKIDIRIRSGGHHYEGYSVGNNVLVIDISRMNHLQLNQRKNTLKIQGGAQNKQVYDFISSKGYSFPGGTCPTVGISGYTLGGGWGYSSRYFGLGCDSLLELELIDYKGNIIIANETCHKDLFWACRGAGGGNFGVVVSLTFKLPPKVEKVTLVELYWPNTSVGIQKEFLHTWQKWLTNLNNKMTIGASIYNSATEGLAIYGRGLFYGTPEEAKIILQNLLHISEVKMNLQYVSFLEAVNIVQSSYPPSEQFKSTGRFVHKQYNEEEIEKIISLIGERATGSIFAAISLYPLGGKVNDIKKNETAFYYRDAHYIIGIQSIWEDPIFKKDNVQWLEKRFNYIESITEGSFINFPYSNLEDYMNAYYGAHANKLRKINKKYDPLGVFSFPQGIER, encoded by the coding sequence ATGTCTGAGTTAAATTATGAAGGACTAACAGGCGAAATTATTACACGATACGAACGAGAATATGAGGAATCTAGACAAGAATGGAATCGCTCTATTCAAAAATTCCCGTTAGTTATTGTTTATTGTTATACAAAATGGGATGTTAGTAATGCAATTATTTGGGCAAGAAAAAACAAAATAGATATTCGTATCCGTTCCGGTGGACATCATTACGAAGGCTATTCTGTCGGCAACAATGTCCTCGTTATTGATATAAGTAGAATGAACCATTTGCAACTTAATCAACGTAAAAATACGTTAAAAATACAAGGAGGTGCTCAAAACAAACAAGTGTATGATTTTATTTCATCAAAGGGCTATTCATTCCCTGGAGGTACGTGTCCTACTGTCGGGATAAGCGGATACACATTAGGCGGTGGCTGGGGCTACTCTAGTAGATATTTCGGACTTGGCTGTGACAGTTTATTAGAACTAGAATTGATTGACTATAAAGGTAACATAATTATAGCAAATGAAACATGCCATAAAGATTTATTTTGGGCATGCCGCGGCGCTGGTGGCGGAAACTTTGGCGTCGTCGTTTCACTCACTTTTAAGCTCCCTCCTAAAGTTGAGAAAGTTACTTTAGTTGAACTATATTGGCCTAACACTTCCGTAGGTATTCAAAAGGAATTTCTTCATACATGGCAAAAGTGGTTAACAAATTTAAATAATAAAATGACAATCGGCGCAAGCATATATAATTCAGCTACGGAAGGACTAGCAATATATGGACGAGGTTTATTTTACGGTACACCAGAAGAAGCTAAAATCATTTTACAAAATTTACTCCATATAAGCGAGGTGAAAATGAATTTACAATACGTCAGTTTTCTTGAAGCAGTAAACATTGTACAGTCTTCGTATCCACCATCCGAACAGTTTAAATCTACAGGCCGATTTGTGCATAAACAATATAACGAAGAAGAAATCGAAAAAATTATTAGTCTTATTGGAGAAAGAGCTACCGGCAGCATTTTTGCAGCGATAAGCCTCTATCCGCTGGGAGGAAAAGTGAACGACATTAAAAAAAATGAAACTGCTTTTTATTACCGAGATGCCCATTATATTATCGGTATTCAATCGATATGGGAAGATCCTATCTTTAAAAAGGATAATGTTCAATGGCTAGAAAAACGATTTAACTATATAGAGTCGATAACAGAAGGATCATTTATCAATTTTCCGTACAGTAATTTAGAAGATTATATGAATGCTTATTACGGAGCACATGCAAACAAACTAAGGAAAATAAATAAAAAATATGATCCGTTAGGTGTATTTAGTTTTCCACAAGGAATTGAAAGATAA
- the nhaC gene encoding Na+/H+ antiporter NhaC → MKSVRLPSMPEIIILLLLFLAVVFSFQTIFDLPIQLALFISWFLVIALGLRLGFRYQELQDAITKGISNGLEAVLILVAVGALIGTWIAGGVVPTLIYYGLEFIHPSIFLLATLIICSITSIATGTSWGTVGTAGIAMMAIGEGLGLPLPLVAGAVLSGAYFGDKLSPLSDSTVLAASMAKVDVIAHVRAMLVLDVPAYIITGIMFTVAGWVYGGDNVDLNKVEFLKESLLKHFDIKIWMLVPAVIVIVLLAMKKPSMPTIAMGALLGAIWAALFQGMHFGEAIGTAYNGFSIKSGVDFIDKLLNRGGINGMLSSVAVIIFGLGFGGLLEKLGVLKVIVSKFEKKLNSAGNVTLSTLIVAFLANVFGCAMYVSLILTPKIMQDSYDKLKLDRRVLARNSEVGGTLTSGMVPWSDNGIFMAGILGVSTLSYIPFMWLSFVSLILAVIYGYTGKFIWYVDDVDKGKQAS, encoded by the coding sequence ATGAAAAGTGTAAGATTACCATCGATGCCAGAAATTATTATTCTTTTGTTACTATTTCTTGCTGTCGTCTTTTCCTTCCAAACGATTTTTGATCTCCCAATTCAATTAGCGCTCTTTATTTCATGGTTTTTAGTTATTGCGCTTGGATTAAGATTAGGATTTCGTTATCAAGAGTTGCAAGATGCAATTACGAAAGGAATTTCTAACGGATTAGAAGCAGTTCTTATTTTAGTTGCAGTAGGAGCTTTAATTGGAACATGGATTGCTGGTGGAGTTGTACCGACATTGATCTACTATGGATTAGAATTCATCCATCCGAGCATATTCTTATTAGCAACTTTAATTATTTGTTCAATTACTTCTATCGCAACAGGGACATCATGGGGAACAGTTGGTACAGCTGGTATTGCTATGATGGCAATTGGTGAAGGGCTTGGATTACCACTTCCACTTGTTGCTGGTGCCGTTCTTTCAGGTGCATATTTCGGAGATAAATTATCTCCACTGTCTGATAGTACAGTACTTGCTGCTTCTATGGCGAAAGTAGATGTTATTGCTCACGTTCGAGCAATGCTTGTATTAGATGTTCCAGCATACATTATTACTGGTATTATGTTTACAGTTGCTGGATGGGTGTATGGTGGAGATAATGTTGATTTGAATAAAGTAGAATTTTTAAAAGAATCTTTACTAAAGCATTTCGATATTAAAATATGGATGCTTGTTCCAGCAGTTATTGTTATTGTATTGTTAGCAATGAAGAAGCCATCAATGCCAACCATTGCAATGGGAGCGTTGCTTGGAGCGATTTGGGCAGCTCTTTTCCAAGGTATGCACTTTGGGGAGGCAATTGGAACAGCATATAACGGATTCTCGATTAAATCAGGTGTTGATTTCATTGATAAGTTATTAAACCGTGGTGGAATTAACGGTATGCTTAGTTCAGTAGCAGTTATTATTTTCGGATTAGGTTTTGGGGGATTACTTGAAAAACTAGGTGTTCTAAAAGTAATCGTTTCAAAATTTGAGAAGAAGTTAAATTCTGCAGGTAATGTAACACTTTCTACATTAATCGTTGCGTTCTTAGCAAACGTATTTGGTTGTGCGATGTATGTGTCGCTTATTTTAACGCCAAAAATTATGCAAGACAGTTATGATAAATTAAAATTAGATCGCCGCGTATTAGCTCGTAACTCAGAAGTTGGTGGAACATTGACTTCTGGTATGGTCCCATGGTCTGATAATGGTATCTTTATGGCTGGTATTTTAGGTGTATCAACACTATCATACATTCCATTTATGTGGTTAAGTTTCGTTTCATTAATTTTAGCAGTTATTTATGGATATACAGGTAAGTTCATTTGGTATGTAGATGATGTAGATAAAGGAAAGCAAGCATCATAA
- a CDS encoding peptidase E produces MKLAVIGGGDLQDPNHLPINQRLIELTNKQNPKVLFIPTASHDDESYIELFLETFEKQLHCEVQVLRSINETHSEHEIDEFFHSTDLIYLGGGNYIQMLEKWKEHKIDEKLIEALQRGTFIAGYSAGAMCWFTTSIRSNYAASGYTESSGWSIVNKRFCPHYNQLDRMNAFHSFLQNQKGNIEGIALEDNCALYITVDSFEIIGEPEKAWEFYMSNRELIRQHFDVTLKSYL; encoded by the coding sequence ATGAAATTAGCTGTAATTGGCGGCGGTGATTTACAAGACCCAAATCACCTTCCTATAAATCAACGGCTTATAGAACTAACTAACAAACAAAACCCGAAAGTATTATTCATTCCAACTGCAAGTCATGATGACGAAAGCTATATAGAATTATTTTTAGAAACATTTGAAAAACAATTGCATTGTGAGGTTCAAGTTTTGCGTAGCATAAATGAAACACATTCTGAACATGAAATAGATGAATTCTTCCATTCTACTGATTTAATCTATCTTGGTGGTGGAAATTACATTCAAATGCTTGAAAAATGGAAAGAACATAAAATAGATGAAAAATTAATAGAGGCTTTACAACGCGGGACATTTATTGCGGGGTATAGTGCTGGCGCTATGTGCTGGTTTACAACTAGTATTCGTTCAAATTATGCAGCTAGCGGTTACACTGAAAGTAGCGGATGGAGTATTGTTAATAAAAGATTTTGCCCACATTACAATCAATTAGATAGAATGAACGCCTTTCATTCATTTTTACAAAATCAAAAAGGTAATATAGAAGGCATTGCTTTAGAGGATAATTGCGCTTTATATATTACAGTAGATTCATTTGAAATTATTGGTGAACCCGAGAAAGCTTGGGAGTTTTATATGAGTAATAGAGAACTCATTAGACAACACTTTGATGTGACTTTAAAAAGCTATTTATAA
- a CDS encoding permease has translation MEARTLVFNRISKELIGIVLIAIFLFLLFFVDFTSLAHLHKSIPKEWLNVNTIFLSIFFEAIPFILLGVIVSSIIQVFVTEDMIRKVLPKSPIIAVIPAAFVGIIFPMCECVIIPIVRRLIQKGLPLHVGIVILVSAPIMNPIVFLSTFYAFQTNSTIVYARFGITILVALLIGLIMYYCYRGQNVLKDTEIPVQEAQSKSWKDVANHTVDEFFDTGKYLLIGACLASLFQTFFDRNVLDTVAHSEMISPVIMMGFGYVLSICSAADAFIAASFGPVFSTKSLLAFLVFGPMLDIKNTFMLFAYFQKKFVFFFIGIVILSVYIVVQLTM, from the coding sequence GTGGAGGCGAGGACGTTGGTTTTTAATAGAATTTCAAAAGAGCTAATTGGTATAGTTCTCATTGCTATTTTTCTCTTTTTATTATTTTTTGTAGATTTTACAAGCTTAGCACATTTGCACAAAAGCATTCCGAAAGAGTGGTTGAACGTAAATACAATTTTTTTAAGTATTTTCTTTGAAGCCATACCTTTTATTTTATTAGGAGTTATCGTTTCATCTATTATCCAAGTCTTTGTGACGGAAGATATGATTCGAAAAGTATTGCCGAAATCTCCTATTATAGCGGTGATACCGGCTGCATTTGTAGGCATTATTTTTCCGATGTGTGAATGTGTCATTATACCTATTGTGAGAAGGCTTATTCAAAAAGGATTACCTCTTCATGTTGGGATTGTTATTTTAGTAAGTGCGCCTATTATGAACCCAATTGTTTTTTTATCAACTTTTTATGCATTTCAGACGAATTCTACCATTGTGTATGCCCGATTTGGTATAACAATTCTTGTCGCTCTACTAATCGGATTGATTATGTATTATTGCTACCGGGGACAAAATGTTTTAAAAGATACAGAGATTCCTGTTCAAGAAGCACAAAGTAAGAGTTGGAAAGATGTTGCGAACCATACGGTTGATGAATTTTTTGATACAGGAAAATATTTATTAATCGGTGCGTGTTTAGCTAGTTTATTTCAAACATTTTTTGATCGAAATGTACTTGATACGGTAGCACATAGTGAAATGATTTCTCCGGTGATTATGATGGGATTCGGTTATGTTTTATCAATTTGCTCAGCAGCTGATGCGTTTATTGCAGCATCTTTCGGACCTGTTTTTTCGACAAAATCACTTCTCGCATTTCTCGTATTTGGTCCTATGCTTGATATTAAAAATACATTTATGTTATTTGCTTATTTTCAAAAGAAATTCGTCTTCTTTTTTATCGGAATTGTAATTTTGTCTGTGTACATTGTCGTTCAGCTCACAATGTAA
- a CDS encoding DUF2087 domain-containing protein encodes MSDISEKFWDASVEELKKGYVFEEETEEYICLACGETFIKGVIYQDHNVLYEAEKFVQLHIENEHTSMFEYLLHLDKKFTGLTDLQKKMVQFFYMGLNDKEIVKEMDGGSTSTIRNHRFTLREKMKQAKVFLALMELSEEKSKVQSKFVPIHRTATMVDDRYNITEEENDEVLKTHFTEGLDGPLSKFPKKQKRKLIILRHLVKKFDSNEKYTEKEVNEILASVYSDFVTLRRYLIEYGFLDRTADGSQYWVKL; translated from the coding sequence ATGAGTGATATTTCAGAGAAGTTTTGGGATGCTTCAGTAGAAGAACTGAAAAAAGGATATGTATTTGAAGAGGAGACAGAAGAATACATTTGTTTAGCATGTGGGGAAACGTTTATAAAAGGTGTTATATATCAAGATCATAACGTTTTATATGAGGCGGAGAAATTTGTACAATTGCATATTGAAAATGAACATACATCTATGTTTGAGTATTTATTACATCTTGATAAAAAGTTTACAGGTTTAACGGATTTACAAAAGAAAATGGTCCAGTTCTTTTATATGGGGTTAAATGATAAAGAGATTGTGAAAGAGATGGACGGCGGTAGCACATCAACAATTCGGAATCATCGATTTACACTACGGGAGAAGATGAAGCAAGCGAAAGTATTTTTAGCGTTAATGGAATTGTCAGAAGAAAAATCGAAAGTTCAATCTAAATTTGTACCGATTCATAGAACAGCTACGATGGTGGACGATCGATACAATATTACAGAAGAAGAAAATGATGAAGTATTAAAAACGCATTTTACAGAAGGACTGGATGGACCGCTTTCAAAATTCCCGAAGAAACAAAAACGTAAATTAATTATATTGCGTCATTTAGTGAAGAAATTTGATAGTAATGAAAAGTATACAGAAAAAGAAGTTAATGAAATTTTAGCAAGTGTATATTCAGACTTTGTAACTTTAAGAAGGTATTTAATTGAATATGGTTTTCTAGATCGAACAGCTGATGGAAGTCAATATTGGGTGAAATTATAA
- a CDS encoding class I SAM-dependent methyltransferase, with protein MNWVTHTPSFEFDNLSHIIRTNSAWSGHLNFAYDLVRFHQPEKVVELGTLLGASFFSFCQGIKDGGLSAKCFAVDTWIGDGHTGPYGEGVFQIVKKVTNYHYPNIGTLIRSTFDDAVSRFEDETIDILHIDGYHTYEAVSHDYETWLPKVADNGIVLFHDIAVTTGDFGVYKLWDEVKVRYPHLQFEHSYGLGVLFPKGCSDKFVEILNNKNEIQNMYR; from the coding sequence ATGAACTGGGTTACTCATACACCTTCATTTGAATTTGATAACTTGAGCCATATTATTCGAACGAATTCTGCATGGAGTGGTCATTTGAATTTTGCTTATGATTTAGTTCGATTTCACCAGCCAGAAAAGGTAGTAGAACTAGGTACTCTTCTTGGTGCTTCGTTCTTTAGTTTTTGCCAAGGGATAAAGGACGGGGGATTGTCTGCCAAGTGTTTTGCGGTAGATACTTGGATAGGAGATGGGCATACAGGACCATATGGAGAAGGCGTTTTTCAAATCGTCAAGAAAGTAACAAACTATCACTATCCGAATATAGGAACATTAATTCGATCTACTTTTGATGATGCGGTGAGTAGATTTGAAGATGAGACGATAGACATTTTGCATATTGATGGATATCATACGTACGAAGCGGTTTCTCATGATTATGAAACATGGCTACCTAAAGTTGCCGATAATGGTATCGTTTTATTTCATGACATTGCGGTAACAACTGGTGATTTTGGTGTGTATAAGCTTTGGGATGAAGTAAAAGTACGATATCCTCATTTGCAATTTGAGCATTCCTATGGACTCGGTGTTTTATTTCCAAAAGGCTGTAGTGATAAATTTGTGGAAATACTTAATAATAAAAATGAAATACAAAATATGTATAGGTAG